The following coding sequences lie in one Girardinichthys multiradiatus isolate DD_20200921_A chromosome 13, DD_fGirMul_XY1, whole genome shotgun sequence genomic window:
- the LOC124878946 gene encoding major histocompatibility complex class I-related gene protein-like, producing the protein MYWLIGLIFFYHATSSEKHSLTFYLMVSSGVSNIPEYVGYTAVDEVVMVYYDNNIKIPQPRQDWAREIKEKNPQHWEGPTKKWLKYLPTFKKEAASIKEHQNQTEGDIVQQILGCEWDDELNKVEGYKTYSLNGEDYIRLDTETATWVALSPKAEITEKEWNKKEFFGQSEKDFLTINIFEDLKLYYNYAKNSLHRKVLPSVSLLQKTPSSPVSCHATGFYPDKAGIFWRKDEKELNEDVEYGEILPNFDGTFQISANLNNSSVLSEDWNRYDCVFQLSGEKNDIITKLDKMVTRTNWGKTETGNTKEKSSDPMVAISVPVLAAVLAAVVILIAAVVFTVHRRKKAPDSIHELSQRLNPENSTSNTAHSRTSIVDSPS; encoded by the exons ATGTACTGGCTAATAGGACTCATTTTCTTCTATCATGCCACATCTTCAG AAAAACACTCCCTGACGTTTTATCTCATGGTTTCCTCTGGAGTCTCAAATATCCCAGAATATGTTGGATATACAGCTGTTGATGAAGTTGTGATGGTTTATTATGACAACAACATAAAAATACCACAACCCAGACAAGACTGGGCAAgagaaataaaagagaaaaatccaCAACATTGGGAAGGACCTACCAAGAAATGGCTAAAGTATCTTCCTACTTTCAAAAAAGAAGCTGCCAGTATAAAGGAGCATCAAAACCAAACTGAAG GTGACATTGTCCAGCAGATTCTGGGTTGTGAATGGGATGATGAGCTGAACAAAGTTGAAGGATACAAAACTTACAGTTTAAATGGAGAAGACTACATTAGGCTTGACACAGAAACTGCCACATGGGTTGCTCTAAGTCCAAAGGCTGAAATCACTGAAAAGGAGTGGAATAAAAAGGAGTTCTTTGGTCAATCAGAAAAGGACTTCCTCACAATTAACATATTTGAAGATCTAAAATTGTATTATAATTATGCGAAAAAttctctgcatagaaaag TTCTTCCCTCAGTCTCACTACTTCAAAAGACCCCTTCATCTCCAGTGAGCTGCCACGCTACAGGTTTCTATCCTGACAAAGCTGGTATattctggaggaaagacgagAAAGAGCTAAACGAAGATGTGGAATATGGAGAAATCCTTCCAAATTTTGATGGGACCTTCCAGATCAGCGCTAATCTGAATAATTCATCAGTCTTATCTGAAGACTGGAATAGATATGACTGTGTGTTTCAGCTCTCTGGTGAGAAAAATGACATAATCaccaaactggacaaaatggTGACCAGGACCAATTGGGGGAAAACTGAAACTGGAAACACAAAAG AGAAGTCATCAGACCCGATGGTTGCCATCAGCGTACCAGTTCTTGCTGCTGTTCTTGCTGCTGTTGTGATTCTCATTGCTGCTGTAGTATTTACTGTtcacagaagaaagaaag CTCCTGACAGCATACATGAGCTCTCACAAAGACTAAATCCAGAGAATAGCACATCAAATACAGCACACTCCAGGACATCAATTGTTGACAGTCCCAGctaa